A single Pyxicephalus adspersus chromosome 8, UCB_Pads_2.0, whole genome shotgun sequence DNA region contains:
- the SHLD2 gene encoding shieldin complex subunit 2, with protein MSVKGTIHVFLGAPSIAQALPQETCTNPAAVIRSQHKEWGFFQKGQHVSLQSHSNPQGVTVCMSEPVSTPNHCTPAPLSKDLEMTVLEKNQDSNADISSYCTTSTEMECHALFAATHAQNTEACEMRRVDKNTCWMITQLNDKPENTSCKRKTINSPSRDQTSKKSKHTSSSVKCVSKLTNQIAHTTFTPLTLLKHCSDKHKRYNILAVVLQPCHVKEILVKSGQNVGCSSPLAAIVVLDQSGTQCKVHMWRTNAFCGLALFPGDVIMVTNLTVCKDNWNKETFLQSTFNSRLLNLGNFFVLSADEHSNNVEYFVLQELLNYIFAKHCYLKDLPSQPPQKLDSLQHAKLLQLQPEVLVHSVVKVISISILKECIYSFKGLQQTKVILTVEDVKGQIGTIILCGTNVTWYERICFKKNHVWVFKYLFCKKSLISGAVELHTTPWSSCECLFADDKRAMAFQRRYYENISPPQLRSPTTITKGRYSDDIQIIVSISELEFHIPGSSSISITKEMSVTQIMSFLLSAIYPGCEKCRKELKMDSNHVYEQCFICLPFNKVRLFYRPALMTVRSKGDEICVHVSSDVLEKIFLNISPNLINKIVPGSTNLTYGAVVADTCCSLLADNGKSYLLTIKSHFLFDENSVPLEQEFHALAFLVHI; from the exons ATGTCTGTCAAAGGTACAATACACGTTTTCCTTGGGGCGCCTTCTATAGCCCAAGCGCTGCCTCAGGAAACATGCACAAACCCCGCAGCTGTAATTAGAAGCCAACATAAAGAATGGGGGTTCTTTCAGAAAGGGCAACATGTGAGTTTACAGAGCCATAGTAATCCTCAGGGTGTTACTGTGTGTATGTCTGAACCTGTGTCCACTCCAAATCATTGCACTCCTGCACCACTTTCTAAGGATTTGGAGATGACAGTCCTTGAAAAAAATCAAGATTCTAATGCTGACATTTCAAGTTACTGTACAACTTCTACTGAAATGGAATGTCATGCATTATTTGCAGCTACACATGCTCAG AATACTGAAGCATGTGAAATGAGAAGGGTGGACAAAAACACTTGTTGGATGATTACACAACTGAATGACAAACCTGAGAATACTAGCTGTAAAAGGAAAACCATAAATTCACCTTCAAGAGATCAAACATCTAAAAAGTCTAAACATACTAGTTCTTCAGTAAAATGTGTGAGTAAACTAACTAACCAGATAGCACACACTACTTTCACACCTCTTACACTTCTAAAGCATTGTTCTGACAAGCACAAGAGATACAATATATTGGCTGTTGTACTTCAGCCCTGTCATGTTAAAGAAATCCTGGTGAAAAGTGGACAAAATGTTGGCTGTTCATCCCCCTTAGCAGCAATTGTTGTTCTAGACCAATCGGGAACTCAATGCAAAGTTCACATGTGGAGGACTAATGCTTTTTGTGGTTTGGCCTTATTCCCTGGTGATGTCATAATGGTAACAAATTTGACAGTATGCAAAGATAACTGGAACAAAGAAACCTTTCTTCAATCTACATTTAATAGTCGCTTGCTAAATTTAGGAAACTTCTTTGTTCTTAGCGCAGATGAACATTCAAATAATGTGGAATATTTTGTTCTACAGGAGTTACTAAACTACATATTCGCCAAGCATTGCTACCTAAAAGATCTTCCTTCTCAACCCCCCCAAAAACTAGATAGCTTACAACATGCAAAACTTTTGCAGCTTCAGCCAGAAGTGTTGGTACATTCAGTAGTAAAGGTGATTTCCATATCAATTCTAAAGGAGTGCATTTACAGTTTTAAGGGTTTACAGCAAACCAAAGTCATTTTAACTGTAGAAGATGTCAAAGGACAAATCGGTACAATAATATTGTGTGGAACTAATGTCACTTGGTATGAGcggatctgctttaaaaaaaatcatgtctgggtctttaaatatttattttgcaaaaagagTTTGATTTCAGGAGCTGTGGAGTTACATACAACACCATGGTCCTCCTGTGAATGTTTATTTGCTGATGACAAAAGAGCTATGGCTTTTCAGAGGagatattatgaaaatatttctCCCCCACAGCTAAGAAGTCCAACAACCATCACTAAAGGCAGATATTCAGATGACATTCAGATTATCGTTAGTATTTCCGAATTGGAATTTCATATTCCAGGCAGTTCAAGCATAAGTATCACCAAAGAAATGTCTGTAACCCAAATTATGAGTTTTTTGCTTTCTGCTATATACCCAGGATGTGAGAAATgcagaaaagaattaaaaatggaCAGTAATCATGTGTATGagcagtgttttatttgtttacccTTTAACAAAGTTAGACTTTTCTACAGACCAGCCTTAATGACTGTTAGGAGCAAGGGTGATGAGATTTGTGTTCATGTATCATCAGATGTTCTTGAGAAAATTTTCTTAAACATTTCCCCTAACCTAATAAACAAAATTGTTCCTGGATCAACAAATTTAACTTATGGAGCCGTTGTTGCAGATACTTGCTGTTCACTTTTGGCTGATAATGGAAAATCATATCTGCTTACAATAAAAAGTCACTTTTTATTTGATGAAAATAGTGTTCCACTCGAGCAGGAGTTTCATGCACTGGCTTTTCTTGTTCACATTTGA